One segment of Thermoanaerobacter kivui DNA contains the following:
- a CDS encoding vWA domain-containing protein codes for MSRILKQITVVTDGKSNIDENSAEAVKEAREKGIIVNAIGILPEENSLCAQQIIEIAKNGEGTYDIVPIEFLRKSLMMVTQKSVQMTLHKAVNSELKNILGKSLEEINPNVRVQIVDYIERLTDNIDLKIAILMDANNIMKNRLDKSKISVVKLFKPLKGRKGKTDIHLISLNPSIAFAIRKAISFLESEYSKAE; via the coding sequence GTGTCAAGAATTTTAAAACAAATCACAGTTGTGACGGATGGCAAGTCAAACATTGATGAAAATTCGGCGGAGGCTGTGAAAGAAGCGAGAGAAAAAGGGATAATTGTAAATGCTATAGGCATATTGCCGGAAGAAAACAGCCTTTGTGCACAACAGATTATTGAAATAGCGAAAAATGGGGAAGGTACTTATGACATTGTTCCTATTGAGTTTTTGCGAAAGTCTTTGATGATGGTGACGCAAAAGTCTGTTCAAATGACTTTACATAAAGCTGTTAACAGTGAACTTAAAAATATTCTTGGAAAAAGCTTAGAAGAAATAAATCCGAACGTAAGGGTACAGATTGTAGATTATATAGAAAGATTAACTGATAATATAGATTTGAAGATTGCTATTTTAATGGATGCAAATAACATTATGAAAAATAGGCTTGACAAATCAAAAATAAGTGTAGTAAAACTTTTCAAACCCCTTAAAGGAAGAAAGGGGAAAACCGACATACACCTTATTTCTTTAAATCCTTCTATTGCTTTTGCCATAAGAAAGGCCATTAGCTTTTTGGAAAGTGAATACAGCAAAGCTGAATAG
- the spoIIE gene encoding stage II sporulation protein E, with the protein MQNTNVLPYNRVAKIHQTENKERNISKDVRQIILLSIVGFFMGRAAIFDNLLPFGIAFFAVAMMHKKRYSLVGIGILLGVLTLHNVNNFKYLLALVLIFLLESIFKIKPQNTIKVSLITFVSLFVSGVLFSYTYGFLLFDIIMSLYEAVTAMLMVFVFSQAVALILSTNRKIISNEELISLSILVGLIILGLNHLNVWKFSLNGIFGVFIILLSSYIGGAGVGASVGTTIGLIGSLSFLQMPVSIGLFGFAGLLSGSLKKLNRLGVVLGFVTAVFIITFYVTTNMNILVNPYDLSLASLMFVALPKKYFTKAEEIVKGNRRLNHRNYNEKLKEVVTDRLKEYSKVFDELSKSFKQVNEKVLDHKDISYLFEEIANRTCTQCVMYKTCWDKEFYNTYKSMFEIIEHLEGSGNLENNRLYRKCIRFSELMSTTKYYLGIYKINMQWRERLKDAKGLIANQLKGVSDAISNIADDISMNIAFKDELEQIMMVELDKKGIPVEDVIIYDAGEGNINVKIYKKACYATRECDKKIVPIVSEIIGERYERKNRICSIDHTGRCVLKLTRAESLQVSTGISRVSKSKNKISGDTYSFMELEGGKYMAALSDGMGFGYKAASESSTTISLLEKFIEAGFDKHLVIQTLNSVLALRSAEEMFSTVDIMFLDKFTGEAEFIKIGSCATFIKRGNDVEIIESSSLPIGILEDIDADIHERKLKDGDFVILITDGVLECFEKDKEIGFSRLVSEISVRNSQDMAEILMKRCLELCDNNPKDDMTILVSKIWKKI; encoded by the coding sequence ATGCAAAACACAAATGTTTTACCTTATAATCGAGTTGCAAAAATTCACCAAACTGAAAATAAAGAGAGAAACATATCTAAAGATGTGCGCCAAATTATTTTGCTGTCAATTGTGGGTTTTTTTATGGGGAGAGCTGCTATTTTTGACAATCTTTTACCTTTCGGGATTGCTTTTTTTGCTGTTGCCATGATGCATAAAAAAAGGTATTCCCTTGTAGGAATTGGCATTTTGTTAGGAGTATTGACTTTGCACAACGTAAATAATTTTAAATATCTTTTAGCACTTGTACTGATTTTTTTACTGGAAAGTATTTTTAAAATTAAACCGCAAAACACCATAAAAGTTTCTTTGATTACTTTTGTTTCTCTTTTTGTTTCAGGCGTTTTGTTTAGCTACACTTATGGTTTTTTACTTTTTGACATTATCATGAGTTTATATGAAGCAGTAACTGCAATGCTGATGGTGTTTGTATTTAGTCAAGCTGTTGCGCTGATTTTGAGCACAAACAGAAAAATTATATCAAATGAGGAGTTAATCTCTTTAAGCATATTAGTAGGTCTTATCATACTAGGACTTAATCATTTAAATGTGTGGAAATTTAGTTTAAATGGTATATTTGGAGTTTTTATAATACTTTTAAGTTCGTATATAGGCGGTGCTGGCGTAGGAGCCAGTGTAGGTACAACTATAGGGCTTATTGGCAGTTTGTCTTTTCTTCAAATGCCAGTATCTATAGGGTTATTTGGTTTTGCGGGGTTGCTATCTGGCAGTTTAAAAAAATTAAATAGGTTAGGGGTAGTTTTGGGATTTGTGACAGCCGTCTTTATTATTACATTTTATGTAACTACTAATATGAATATTCTTGTAAATCCTTATGACCTTTCTTTAGCTTCGTTGATGTTTGTCGCACTTCCTAAAAAATATTTTACAAAGGCAGAGGAGATAGTAAAGGGAAATAGGCGCTTAAATCACAGAAATTACAATGAAAAGTTAAAAGAAGTGGTGACGGATAGGTTAAAAGAGTATTCCAAGGTGTTTGATGAACTTTCTAAGAGTTTTAAGCAGGTGAACGAAAAGGTACTTGACCACAAAGACATTTCTTATTTGTTTGAAGAGATTGCAAATAGAACTTGTACCCAATGTGTGATGTACAAAACCTGTTGGGACAAGGAATTTTACAATACTTACAAAAGTATGTTTGAAATAATAGAACATCTTGAGGGTTCAGGTAACCTTGAAAACAATAGATTGTATAGAAAGTGCATAAGATTTTCTGAGCTTATGAGCACTACCAAGTACTATTTAGGGATTTATAAAATAAACATGCAGTGGAGAGAAAGGTTAAAAGACGCAAAAGGGTTGATTGCCAACCAGTTAAAAGGGGTTTCTGATGCTATATCTAACATAGCTGATGACATCAGCATGAACATTGCTTTTAAAGATGAATTAGAGCAAATAATGATGGTGGAGCTGGACAAAAAAGGTATACCGGTAGAGGATGTCATAATATATGATGCAGGAGAAGGAAATATTAATGTAAAAATATACAAAAAGGCTTGTTATGCTACAAGAGAATGCGATAAAAAAATTGTGCCAATTGTTTCTGAAATAATAGGGGAAAGGTACGAAAGGAAAAATAGGATTTGTTCTATAGACCATACAGGAAGATGTGTACTTAAGCTTACAAGAGCAGAAAGCTTGCAGGTTTCAACGGGTATAAGCAGGGTCAGCAAATCAAAAAACAAAATTTCTGGAGACACTTATTCTTTTATGGAGTTGGAAGGCGGAAAATATATGGCCGCATTAAGCGATGGAATGGGATTTGGGTATAAAGCTGCTTCTGAAAGCAGCACTACTATTTCACTTCTTGAAAAATTTATAGAAGCAGGATTTGACAAGCATTTAGTCATTCAGACGTTGAACTCTGTATTAGCTTTGAGGTCTGCTGAAGAGATGTTTTCTACGGTTGATATAATGTTTTTAGACAAATTTACTGGCGAAGCAGAGTTTATCAAAATTGGCTCTTGTGCTACTTTCATTAAAAGAGGAAATGATGTTGAAATTATTGAGTCCAGTTCTCTTCCAATAGGCATATTAGAGGATATTGATGCCGACATACATGAAAGAAAGTTAAAAGACGGAGACTTTGTAATATTGATTACTGATGGTGTTTTGGAATGTTTTGAAAAAGATAAAGAGATAGGTTTTTCTAGGTTAGTCAGTGAAATTTCTGTGAGAAATTCTCAAGACATGGCGGAAATTTTAATGAAAAGGTGCCTTGAATTGTGTGATAACAATCCTAAAGATGATATGACAATTTTGGTTTCAAAGATATGGAAAAAAATTTAA
- a CDS encoding class I SAM-dependent methyltransferase, with amino-acid sequence MEIDVRNAVEMLGRGSGKALDIGTGSGRMAAALSQYGYQVVSIEYNVEALKRAEQNLRQNGDLENVLLIHGDAHNLPFLDETFDVVATYNAMHHMTDYKKVLDEMVRVCKKGGSILISELNEYGKEIVAERHRERGGHHEAKISIEDIEEYLKNTYGLTGEIKNSEKADIFLCKK; translated from the coding sequence ATGGAAATAGATGTCAGAAATGCTGTAGAAATGTTGGGAAGGGGCAGTGGCAAAGCTCTTGATATTGGCACAGGAAGTGGACGCATGGCAGCTGCTTTATCTCAATACGGATATCAAGTGGTTTCTATTGAGTACAATGTGGAGGCTTTAAAAAGAGCGGAGCAAAATCTGCGCCAAAATGGAGATTTAGAAAATGTGTTGCTGATTCACGGTGATGCTCATAACCTTCCTTTTTTAGACGAGACCTTCGATGTTGTGGCTACATACAATGCAATGCACCACATGACAGATTATAAGAAAGTGCTTGATGAGATGGTGAGGGTGTGCAAAAAGGGTGGAAGCATACTTATATCAGAATTAAATGAATATGGAAAAGAAATAGTGGCTGAAAGGCATCGAGAGAGGGGCGGACATCACGAAGCTAAAATAAGCATTGAAGATATTGAAGAATATTTGAAAAACACTTATGGATTGACGGGCGAAATTAAAAATTCTGAAAAGGCAGACATATTTTTGTGTAAGAAGTAA